The following coding sequences lie in one Streptomyces albofaciens JCM 4342 genomic window:
- a CDS encoding TerD family protein, whose product MSVNLSKGQGISLAKSDGGTLTSVRMGLGWRSAPRRGLFGSRTREIDLDASAVLFADKQPLDVVFFQHLISDDGSVRHTGDNVVGGAGQGGDDEAILVDLARVPVHIDQIVFTVNSFTGQTFAEVQDAFCRLVDETTGQELARYTLTGGGDYTAQIMSKVHRSGNGWQMTAIGEPAHGRTFKDVVPAILPYL is encoded by the coding sequence GTGTCGGTCAACTTGTCCAAGGGGCAGGGCATCAGCCTGGCGAAGTCGGACGGGGGAACGCTGACCTCGGTGCGGATGGGGCTGGGCTGGCGGTCGGCGCCCCGCCGCGGCCTGTTCGGGTCGCGCACCCGGGAGATCGACCTCGACGCATCGGCCGTGCTGTTCGCCGACAAGCAGCCGCTGGACGTCGTCTTCTTCCAGCATCTGATCAGCGACGACGGTTCGGTGCGGCACACCGGCGACAACGTGGTCGGCGGCGCCGGTCAGGGCGGGGACGACGAGGCGATCCTCGTGGACCTGGCGCGGGTGCCGGTGCACATCGACCAGATCGTGTTCACGGTGAACTCCTTCACCGGGCAGACCTTCGCCGAGGTGCAGGACGCCTTCTGCCGCCTCGTCGACGAGACCACCGGCCAGGAGCTGGCCCGCTACACCCTCACCGGCGGCGGTGACTACACCGCGCAGATCATGAGCAAGGTGCACCGTTCCGGCAACGGCTGGCAGATGACCGCGATCGGCGAACCGGCCCACGGCCGTACGTTCAAGGACGTGGTCCCGGCGATACTGCCGTACCTGTAA